A single Thermosynechococcus vestitus BP-1 DNA region contains:
- the ppk1 gene encoding polyphosphate kinase 1, whose translation MPSAKSPRRKAPEPIDLDNPQYYFNRSLSWLEFNKRVLHEAYDPRTPLLERLKFMAIFSSNLDEFFMVRVAGLKQQVESGILQVGADGMPPAEQLQAVRQYLLPIVTEQHRYFDQELRALLAKESIFLTRFNELTPEQQAYLNDYFQAQVFPVLTPLAVDPAHPFPYISSLSLNLAVLIRDPESGQERLARVKVPNQFPRFVALPQHLHSPQGVHWLGVPLEEIIAHNLSALFPGMEIEAYFAFRITRSADLELETDKADDLLIAIEQEIRKRRFGSVVRLEVQRGIPPLLRQTLMEEMDLEEIDVYELEGLLCLNDLFAFMGLPLPQFKDPEWQPQVPPSFQRVEERESMFDTSSEITTLGTDYWEAVANELFSLIREGDIIVHHPYHSFAATVQRFITLAAHDPQVLAIKITLYRTSGDSPIVSALIKAAENGKQVAVLVELKARFDEENNILWARKLEKVGVHVVYGVPGLKTHTKTVLVVRQEAGQIRRYVHIGTGNYNPKTASLYEDLGLFSCREELGADLSELFNVLTGYARQRDYRKLLVAPVTMRDRTLQLIYREIEHARNGQPARIIAKMNAITDTQVIRALYEASQAGVDIDLIIRGMCCLRPGVPGVSDRIRVISIIGRFLEHSRIFYFGNNGDPEYYIGSADWRSRNLDRRVEAITPIEDPAIQLELKERLEIMLADNRQAWELQPDGTYRQRQPAPGEAERGTHSVLMARTLKDVQGSH comes from the coding sequence ATGCCCTCTGCGAAGTCCCCTCGCCGTAAAGCACCCGAACCTATTGATCTGGATAATCCGCAATACTACTTCAATCGCTCTTTAAGCTGGCTGGAATTTAATAAGCGGGTACTCCACGAAGCCTATGACCCCCGCACACCGCTACTAGAGCGGCTCAAATTTATGGCCATTTTCAGTTCCAACTTGGATGAATTTTTCATGGTGCGTGTGGCTGGTTTGAAGCAGCAAGTGGAAAGTGGCATTCTCCAAGTAGGAGCCGATGGTATGCCTCCAGCGGAGCAATTACAGGCAGTGCGGCAATATCTCTTACCGATTGTTACGGAGCAACACCGCTATTTCGATCAAGAACTGCGTGCCCTCTTGGCCAAGGAGTCTATTTTTCTCACTCGCTTTAATGAGTTGACCCCCGAGCAGCAGGCCTACCTCAACGACTACTTCCAGGCCCAAGTGTTCCCTGTGCTTACCCCTTTAGCCGTTGATCCGGCGCACCCTTTCCCCTATATTTCTAGTCTCAGCCTTAACCTTGCTGTGCTGATTCGTGATCCAGAATCTGGCCAAGAGCGACTGGCACGGGTGAAGGTACCGAATCAGTTTCCACGCTTTGTTGCCCTTCCCCAGCACTTGCACTCGCCCCAAGGTGTTCATTGGCTGGGCGTTCCCCTCGAAGAAATTATTGCCCACAACCTCAGTGCCCTCTTTCCGGGGATGGAGATTGAGGCCTACTTTGCCTTTCGCATTACCCGCAGTGCCGACCTCGAACTAGAAACGGACAAGGCCGATGATTTACTGATTGCCATTGAACAGGAAATTCGTAAACGGCGCTTTGGCTCTGTAGTGCGGCTGGAGGTGCAGCGGGGCATTCCACCGCTTCTGAGGCAAACCCTAATGGAAGAGATGGATCTCGAGGAGATCGATGTCTATGAACTCGAGGGTCTGTTGTGCTTGAATGATTTATTTGCCTTTATGGGATTGCCCTTGCCCCAGTTCAAGGATCCCGAGTGGCAACCCCAAGTTCCCCCCAGTTTCCAACGGGTAGAGGAACGGGAGTCCATGTTTGACACCAGCAGTGAAATTACCACCCTTGGCACCGACTATTGGGAAGCTGTTGCCAACGAACTCTTTAGTCTCATTCGCGAAGGGGATATTATCGTTCATCACCCCTACCATTCCTTTGCGGCAACGGTACAGCGCTTTATTACTTTGGCGGCCCATGATCCCCAGGTGCTGGCCATTAAGATAACCCTCTATCGCACTTCTGGTGACTCGCCGATTGTCAGTGCCCTGATTAAAGCTGCCGAGAATGGCAAACAGGTGGCGGTTTTGGTGGAACTGAAGGCGCGCTTTGATGAGGAAAATAATATCCTCTGGGCACGGAAGCTGGAGAAAGTGGGTGTCCATGTGGTCTATGGCGTACCGGGTCTGAAGACCCACACCAAAACAGTTCTGGTGGTGCGCCAAGAGGCGGGGCAAATTCGCCGCTATGTCCACATTGGCACTGGCAATTACAATCCCAAAACTGCTAGCCTCTATGAGGATTTGGGGCTATTTTCCTGCCGTGAGGAATTGGGAGCAGATCTCTCGGAACTCTTTAATGTGCTCACGGGCTATGCCCGCCAGCGGGATTATCGCAAGCTTCTTGTTGCCCCAGTCACGATGCGCGATCGCACCCTTCAGTTGATTTACCGCGAGATTGAACACGCCCGCAATGGTCAGCCGGCGCGGATTATTGCCAAGATGAATGCGATTACAGACACGCAGGTGATTCGCGCCCTCTATGAGGCGTCCCAAGCAGGGGTGGACATTGATTTGATTATTCGCGGTATGTGCTGTCTACGCCCCGGCGTACCGGGCGTGAGCGATCGCATTCGGGTGATTAGTATCATTGGCCGCTTTTTAGAGCACTCCCGGATTTTCTACTTTGGCAACAATGGGGACCCAGAGTATTACATCGGCAGTGCCGACTGGCGATCGCGCAACCTAGACCGCCGCGTTGAAGCCATTACCCCCATTGAAGATCCAGCGATTCAACTGGAACTCAAAGAACGACTGGAAATTATGTTGGCAGACAATCGCCAAGCCTGGGAACTGCAACCCGATGGCACCTACCGCCAACGGCAGCCAGCACCTGGAGAAGCCGAGCGCGGTACCCACAGTGTTTTAATGGCTCGCACCCTCAAGGACGTTCAAGGGAGTCACTAG
- a CDS encoding ABC transporter ATP-binding protein gives MLKHPALRSLGKIWQLLDRGDRWQVVGIGLLMVLGSLWEALGVGLVLPFIAVVEKPERLNTLLFWRQTSLTNTEQTQWLLILSAAFGLLYLCKNLFLALSSYLQLQFLNSKNRKFATLLLQGYLYKPYTFHLQNNTATLIQNVNSEINNVFNVYLLPLLNFFSESLIVFAIFSVVILTNPFISILVIGLISILSFIFFQVFRRQLKTVGQRRLHYAQKVIQSINESLGGIKEVKLLGREAQFLKTHAENMTEDRKANLFLLFIQQLPRLYFESLAVLSIILIIILNLLQQGNVAQVLPLISLFAAAAFRLLPSATRLMNSLNFMIYYSASVDLVYDDVLEARTLQLSEPLDCPKKPIFQDCLELIDVHYTYPNATQPAIQGVSLRIKRGEMVGFVGASGAGKTTIVDLILGLLSPAQGDIRVDGVSIYDNLGQWQRQIGYIPQAIYLSDDTLRHNIAFGLPDEAIDEEALWAAVKAAQLASFVDSLPQGLDTVVGERGIRLSGGQRQRIGIARALYHNPSVLVMDEATAALDNQTEAGVMDAIQALSGEKTIIMIAHRLSTVMECHRLYLMANGQVAAVGSYQELLQTSPEFRAMAKGYRGVSSDSLERP, from the coding sequence ATGCTAAAGCATCCTGCATTGCGCTCCCTTGGCAAAATTTGGCAACTACTGGATCGGGGCGATCGCTGGCAAGTCGTCGGCATTGGTTTGCTGATGGTGCTTGGCAGCCTTTGGGAAGCGCTAGGGGTAGGGTTAGTGCTGCCCTTTATAGCAGTTGTGGAAAAACCCGAGCGATTGAACACCCTGCTCTTTTGGCGTCAAACTTCCCTCACAAACACAGAACAAACTCAGTGGCTTCTGATACTGAGTGCAGCCTTTGGCCTTCTGTATCTCTGCAAGAATTTGTTTCTTGCCTTGAGTAGTTACCTTCAGTTGCAGTTCTTAAATAGTAAGAACCGCAAGTTTGCAACTTTACTCCTGCAGGGCTACCTCTACAAACCTTACACCTTTCACTTGCAAAATAATACCGCTACATTGATCCAGAATGTAAATAGTGAAATAAATAATGTTTTCAACGTGTACCTATTACCCTTATTAAACTTTTTTTCAGAATCCTTGATTGTTTTCGCTATATTTTCAGTTGTTATCTTGACCAATCCCTTTATCTCAATTCTGGTTATCGGTTTAATTTCAATACTTTCTTTTATTTTCTTTCAAGTCTTTCGGCGTCAACTTAAGACGGTGGGTCAGCGTCGCCTTCATTATGCCCAAAAAGTGATTCAAAGCATTAATGAAAGTTTAGGCGGCATCAAGGAGGTGAAGTTACTTGGCCGAGAGGCTCAATTCCTTAAGACCCATGCTGAAAACATGACTGAAGATCGCAAAGCCAACTTATTCTTGCTATTTATTCAGCAGTTACCCCGTCTCTACTTTGAAAGCTTAGCAGTTCTCAGCATTATTCTGATTATTATCCTAAACCTGCTGCAGCAAGGTAATGTGGCCCAGGTGTTGCCCTTGATCTCCCTGTTTGCTGCCGCTGCATTTCGCCTCTTGCCCTCGGCGACGCGCTTGATGAATAGCCTCAATTTCATGATCTACTATTCTGCTAGTGTGGATCTGGTTTATGACGATGTTTTGGAAGCGCGAACGCTTCAGCTCTCTGAGCCTCTGGACTGCCCAAAAAAGCCTATTTTTCAAGATTGCTTAGAACTCATTGATGTGCACTATACCTACCCGAATGCAACTCAACCCGCAATTCAAGGGGTGTCCCTTAGGATTAAACGGGGGGAAATGGTGGGGTTTGTGGGGGCGTCGGGAGCAGGGAAGACGACCATTGTTGACTTGATTTTGGGGTTGCTCAGCCCTGCCCAGGGCGATATTCGCGTTGATGGCGTAAGCATTTATGACAACCTTGGCCAATGGCAACGGCAAATTGGCTATATTCCCCAAGCAATTTATCTATCGGATGATACCCTGCGTCACAACATTGCCTTTGGCCTCCCGGATGAGGCTATTGATGAGGAGGCTTTATGGGCGGCAGTCAAAGCTGCGCAGCTAGCTTCCTTTGTCGATTCCCTGCCCCAAGGTCTAGATACGGTGGTTGGGGAGCGGGGGATCCGCCTTTCGGGGGGGCAGCGACAACGAATTGGCATTGCTCGGGCTCTCTATCATAACCCTTCTGTGCTGGTGATGGATGAAGCCACAGCGGCCCTTGATAACCAAACGGAAGCCGGGGTCATGGATGCAATTCAAGCTCTCAGTGGCGAAAAGACCATCATTATGATTGCCCACCGCCTGAGCACCGTTATGGAGTGCCATCGCCTGTACCTCATGGCCAATGGCCAAGTGGCGGCTGTAGGGAGCTACCAAGAACTTCTGCAAACGAGTCCAGAGTTCCGGGCTATGGCTAAGGGGTATCGGGGAGTATCTAGTGACTCCCTTGAACGTCCTTGA
- a CDS encoding IS481-like element ISTel1 family transposase, translating to MPRIHANARTTPRIRREIQQAPASISHRELARRYGIHRHTVAKWRKRATVEDKSTRPHRLQTTLTEAQELVIVEVRKLLLLPLDDLLVLARTFLNPNLSRSALDRCLRRHGVSNLRILQKERESLEGSPKSTTRQFKAYAPGFIHIDVKYLPQMPDEEQRRYLFVAIDRATRWVYLAIHEEKSAESATRFLANVLANAPFVVRTVLTDNGKEFTDRFSSAGERQPTGHHPFDQLCREKRITHRLIQPRHPQTNGMVERFNGRIAEILRAERFVSAADLQETLTRYLWAYNHRIPQRVLGHMTPIEKLRWWQTERPDLFVSRVDNVTGLDT from the coding sequence ATGCCACGTATTCATGCCAACGCCCGAACGACACCCCGAATTCGCCGTGAAATCCAACAAGCACCGGCTTCGATCAGTCATCGCGAGCTTGCCAGACGTTACGGGATCCACCGGCACACGGTAGCGAAATGGCGTAAGCGCGCAACCGTTGAAGACAAAAGCACCCGCCCGCACCGCCTGCAAACGACGCTTACGGAAGCGCAAGAGCTTGTGATCGTTGAGGTGCGTAAGCTCCTTTTGCTGCCTCTTGATGACCTTCTCGTTCTTGCCCGGACGTTCCTCAACCCCAATCTGAGCCGCTCAGCGCTGGATCGCTGCCTGCGTCGCCACGGAGTCTCGAACCTCAGGATACTGCAAAAGGAACGCGAAAGCCTCGAAGGCAGTCCCAAAAGCACCACGCGGCAGTTCAAAGCGTACGCACCTGGGTTCATCCACATCGACGTCAAATACCTGCCACAAATGCCGGATGAGGAGCAGCGCCGCTACCTCTTTGTCGCGATTGATCGGGCAACGCGCTGGGTCTATTTGGCAATCCACGAGGAGAAGAGCGCAGAATCGGCAACGCGCTTTCTTGCAAATGTCCTTGCCAACGCTCCTTTCGTGGTGCGTACGGTGCTGACTGATAACGGCAAGGAGTTTACCGACCGTTTCTCCTCCGCAGGCGAACGCCAACCCACGGGACACCATCCGTTTGATCAGCTCTGTCGTGAAAAGCGCATCACCCATCGGCTCATCCAACCCCGCCATCCGCAAACCAACGGGATGGTGGAACGCTTCAACGGCCGCATTGCGGAGATTCTGCGCGCTGAACGCTTTGTCTCGGCAGCCGACTTGCAAGAGACGCTCACGCGATACCTTTGGGCGTACAATCACCGCATTCCCCAACGCGTTTTGGGCCACATGACTCCCATTGAGAAACTGCGATGGTGGCAAACTGAGCGACCAGACCTCTTCGTTTCAAGGGTAGATAATGTCACGGGTCTTGACACCTAA
- the hisA gene encoding 1-(5-phosphoribosyl)-5-[(5-phosphoribosylamino)methylideneamino]imidazole-4-carboxamide isomerase, which yields MDVIPAIDLLDGKCVRLVQGNYDKVNVFHDDPLKVALYWQRLGAPRLHLVDLDAAKTGEPRNYDLIGKIVASLEIPVQVGGGLRSRQAVADLFLQGVNRAILGTVALENPKLVASLAAEYPGRIWVGLDARDGYVATRGWLETSKILATDLAQNMAAMGVAGFVYTDIQRDGTLQGPNIPALRQLLAVTNRPVIASGGVSSLNDILSLFALTPHGLVGAIVGKALYTKAMDLREAVRAVGQGRWQDIPPDLGSTTWA from the coding sequence ATGGATGTGATTCCCGCCATTGATTTACTTGACGGCAAATGTGTGCGTCTAGTGCAGGGCAACTATGATAAGGTCAATGTCTTTCATGACGATCCTCTAAAAGTCGCCCTTTATTGGCAACGCTTGGGCGCCCCTCGCTTACATTTGGTTGACCTAGATGCCGCCAAAACAGGAGAGCCGCGCAACTACGACCTGATTGGCAAAATTGTCGCATCCCTAGAAATTCCGGTACAGGTTGGTGGCGGCTTGCGATCGCGCCAAGCAGTTGCTGATCTCTTTCTCCAAGGCGTCAATCGTGCCATTTTGGGTACCGTGGCTCTTGAGAATCCAAAGCTAGTGGCCAGTTTAGCGGCAGAATACCCCGGACGAATTTGGGTAGGGCTGGATGCTCGCGATGGCTATGTGGCAACACGGGGTTGGCTGGAAACTTCAAAAATTTTGGCAACCGATCTCGCCCAAAACATGGCAGCAATGGGGGTGGCGGGGTTTGTTTACACCGATATTCAGCGGGATGGCACCCTCCAAGGGCCGAATATTCCAGCACTGCGGCAGCTGTTGGCAGTCACTAATCGCCCCGTGATTGCCTCTGGTGGTGTGAGTTCCCTCAATGATATTCTCAGTCTTTTTGCTCTGACACCCCATGGTTTAGTGGGAGCGATCGTTGGCAAGGCGCTCTATACCAAAGCGATGGATTTGCGGGAAGCGGTTCGGGCCGTTGGTCAAGGTCGCTGGCAAGACATTCCCCCAGATTTAGGAAGCACTACTTGGGCATAA
- the queF gene encoding preQ(1) synthase: MQVSEMKYGERAIQEGQLITFPNPRPGRQYTIEITLPEFTCKCPFSGYPDFATLYVSYIPHEKVVELKAIKLYINSYRDRYISHEEAVNQVLDDLVAACDPLYMKIKGDFAPRGNVHTVITVEHHRQTESLC; this comes from the coding sequence ATGCAAGTATCAGAAATGAAGTACGGCGAACGCGCCATTCAAGAAGGCCAACTGATTACATTTCCCAACCCGCGTCCCGGTCGGCAATACACGATTGAGATTACCCTGCCGGAGTTTACCTGTAAGTGTCCATTTTCAGGCTATCCTGACTTTGCGACCCTCTATGTCAGCTATATTCCCCATGAAAAGGTGGTGGAACTAAAGGCCATTAAGCTGTACATCAACAGTTATCGCGATCGCTACATTTCCCACGAAGAAGCTGTGAATCAAGTTCTCGATGATCTCGTGGCCGCCTGTGACCCCCTCTACATGAAGATTAAAGGGGACTTTGCCCCCCGTGGAAATGTGCATACCGTCATTACGGTCGAACACCATCGCCAGACGGAGAGTTTGTGCTAA
- a CDS encoding fasciclin domain-containing protein → MATIVDIAVNTPGFSTLVTAVKVANLVEALQSPGPFTVFAPNDDAFAKLPDGTITSLVQNPPQLGRILKYHVVAGAYKATDLKRMGIVTSLEGSTIPIHGDNPLEVKNATVLAADIEAENGIIHVIDTVILMGLDPAHSFQETNIPYKV, encoded by the coding sequence ATGGCAACCATCGTTGATATTGCAGTGAATACTCCCGGCTTTTCCACACTGGTCACTGCGGTAAAGGTGGCCAATCTGGTGGAAGCCCTACAGTCGCCGGGACCTTTTACGGTGTTTGCCCCCAATGATGACGCCTTTGCCAAGTTGCCCGATGGCACCATTACCTCCCTTGTGCAAAATCCTCCCCAGTTAGGGCGGATTCTCAAGTACCATGTGGTTGCTGGTGCCTACAAAGCGACAGACCTGAAAAGGATGGGCATCGTCACTTCCCTCGAAGGTTCCACCATTCCTATTCATGGTGATAATCCCCTTGAAGTGAAAAACGCTACGGTTCTTGCTGCCGACATAGAAGCAGAGAACGGTATTATCCATGTCATTGACACTGTCATCCTCATGGGATTGGATCCAGCCCACTCCTTTCAGGAGACCAACATTCCCTACAAAGTCTAA
- a CDS encoding NAD-dependent succinate-semialdehyde dehydrogenase, with product MVIASVNPTTAEVLKTFSPLGAEEVDRAIAQAATTFETYRLTSFEQRAQWLENTANLLQQQRETLARLMTLEMGKPIAEARAEIDKCAWVCRYYAEQGAAFLEPEFIPTEASYSAIHYQPLGIILAVMPWNFPFWQVFRFAAPALMAGNVALLKHASNVPQCALAIAQIFRQAGFPEGVFQTLLIPGSAVADLVADPRIKAATLTGSEAAGTSLAQAAGQHLKKTVLELGGSDPFIVMPSANISQAIATAVQARMINNGQSCIAAKRFIVHEAVYDTFAEGIKAAFESWVIGDPLEPTTQLGPLATAAIRDELHAQVELALGHGAKAFYRRSLDLPTQCRQGYFFGPTILTEVTPNNPVFTQELFGPVAMLFRVSSLTAAIELANATPFGLGASAWTQDSDEAEILVRDLEAGAVFINAMVKSDPRLPFGGIKTSGYGRELGRAGLLEFVNIKTVCRANTHS from the coding sequence ATGGTAATCGCGTCCGTTAATCCCACAACGGCTGAGGTCTTAAAAACCTTTTCTCCCTTAGGGGCTGAGGAAGTAGACAGAGCCATTGCCCAAGCGGCGACGACCTTTGAGACCTATCGCCTGACATCCTTTGAACAGCGTGCCCAGTGGCTAGAAAACACCGCCAATCTCCTGCAACAGCAGCGGGAGACTCTTGCTCGCCTTATGACCCTTGAGATGGGCAAACCAATTGCAGAGGCACGGGCTGAAATTGACAAATGTGCGTGGGTTTGTCGTTACTATGCCGAGCAAGGGGCAGCTTTCCTGGAGCCTGAATTCATTCCCACGGAGGCAAGCTACAGTGCGATTCATTACCAGCCCCTTGGCATTATTTTGGCGGTGATGCCCTGGAATTTTCCCTTTTGGCAGGTGTTTCGTTTTGCGGCACCGGCCTTAATGGCGGGGAATGTGGCCCTGCTCAAGCATGCTTCTAATGTGCCTCAGTGCGCACTGGCGATCGCCCAGATCTTCAGGCAAGCGGGCTTTCCTGAGGGAGTCTTTCAAACCCTGCTGATTCCCGGCAGTGCCGTTGCTGATCTGGTGGCAGATCCGCGTATTAAGGCGGCTACCCTCACGGGCAGCGAGGCAGCGGGCACAAGTCTAGCCCAAGCAGCGGGTCAGCACCTCAAGAAAACAGTTCTCGAACTGGGGGGGAGTGATCCTTTTATTGTGATGCCCAGCGCGAATATCTCCCAAGCGATCGCCACCGCCGTTCAAGCGCGCATGATTAACAATGGCCAATCCTGCATTGCCGCAAAACGCTTTATTGTCCATGAGGCTGTCTATGACACCTTTGCCGAGGGCATAAAAGCCGCCTTCGAGTCATGGGTGATTGGCGATCCCTTGGAACCTACCACCCAACTCGGCCCCCTAGCTACCGCCGCCATCCGCGATGAACTCCACGCTCAAGTTGAACTTGCCCTGGGTCATGGTGCCAAGGCGTTTTACCGCCGCTCTCTGGATCTACCGACCCAGTGTCGCCAGGGGTATTTCTTTGGGCCAACAATTTTGACGGAGGTAACTCCCAATAACCCCGTATTTACCCAAGAGCTATTTGGGCCTGTGGCAATGCTCTTTCGGGTATCGTCCCTGACGGCGGCAATTGAACTGGCCAATGCCACACCCTTTGGTTTAGGTGCCAGTGCTTGGACACAGGACAGCGATGAAGCAGAGATCCTAGTGCGGGATCTCGAAGCGGGGGCTGTCTTTATTAACGCCATGGTCAAGTCTGATCCGCGTTTACCCTTTGGCGGGATTAAGACATCTGGCTATGGCCGCGAACTGGGACGCGCAGGACTCTTGGAGTTTGTTAATATCAAAACAGTGTGCCGAGCGAATACTCACAGTTGA
- a CDS encoding RNA-guided endonuclease InsQ/TnpB family protein: MQKAFSYRFYPTTEQESLLRRTLGCVRLVYNRALAARTEAWYERKERLDYVQTSALLTQWKKQDDLQFLNEVSCVPLQQALRHLQSAFTNFFAGRAKYPNFKKKRNGGSAEFTKSAFRWKDGKVFLAKCNEPLNIPWSRRLPDGVEPSTVTIRLNPAGQWYINLRFDDPRELTLQPVDPSVGLDVGISSLITLSTGEKIANPKHFNRYYKRLRKAQRSLSRKQKGSRNWDKARLKVAKIHQKISDSRKDHLHQLTTRLIRENQTIIIESLAVKNMVKNRQLARSISDAGWGELVRQLEYKAQWYGRTLVKIDRWFPSSKRCGQCGHIVERLPLSVREWDCPKCGAHHDRDINAARNILAVGHTVTVCGAGVRPDRHTSGGQLRRSRKSQK, from the coding sequence ATGCAAAAGGCTTTCAGTTACCGCTTCTACCCAACGACCGAGCAGGAATCCCTGCTTCGGAGAACATTGGGCTGTGTTCGGTTGGTTTATAATCGAGCACTGGCAGCGAGAACAGAAGCCTGGTATGAACGAAAAGAGAGACTTGACTACGTTCAAACCTCTGCCTTGCTTACTCAGTGGAAGAAGCAAGATGACCTTCAGTTTTTGAATGAGGTTAGCTGTGTCCCCTTGCAGCAGGCATTGAGACATCTGCAATCTGCTTTCACTAACTTTTTTGCAGGTCGGGCAAAATATCCCAACTTCAAAAAGAAACGCAATGGCGGTAGCGCAGAATTCACCAAGTCTGCTTTTAGGTGGAAAGACGGAAAAGTATTCTTGGCAAAGTGCAACGAACCGCTGAATATTCCCTGGTCGAGACGGCTTCCAGATGGTGTTGAACCATCCACGGTGACCATCAGGCTTAACCCTGCTGGACAGTGGTACATCAATCTGAGGTTTGATGACCCCAGAGAGTTGACACTGCAGCCCGTCGACCCGTCGGTTGGTTTGGACGTAGGGATTAGCAGTCTCATTACCCTGAGTACGGGGGAAAAGATTGCCAACCCCAAGCACTTTAACCGCTACTACAAACGACTCCGTAAGGCGCAGCGGTCTTTGAGTCGCAAACAAAAAGGCTCTCGCAATTGGGATAAGGCGCGGTTGAAAGTTGCCAAGATTCACCAGAAAATCTCTGATTCCAGAAAAGACCATTTGCACCAGTTGACGACTCGATTGATACGTGAAAACCAAACGATCATAATCGAGTCGTTGGCTGTGAAGAATATGGTCAAGAACCGTCAGCTTGCCCGATCCATCAGTGATGCTGGATGGGGTGAACTGGTACGGCAATTGGAATACAAGGCCCAGTGGTATGGTCGGACACTGGTGAAGATTGACCGATGGTTTCCCAGTTCTAAACGCTGTGGACAGTGTGGTCACATTGTTGAGCGGTTGCCATTGAGCGTCCGAGAATGGGACTGTCCTAAGTGTGGGGCGCACCATGATCGGGATATAAATGCCGCTCGGAATATTTTGGCCGTGGGACACACGGTTACAGTCTGTGGAGCGGGTGTAAGACCTGATAGGCATACGTCTGGAGGGCAACTGCGAAGAAGCAGAAAGTCCCAAAAGTGA